A region of the bacterium genome:
CTCTCTGCATCTTGCGGTTTCATCGGTTGGGGCAAGGAAAAGACCGATTCGGAGTGATCAGGATCCGCGAGAAAGCGAGTCTGAATGCGCGTTAAACCATTGCTCATCGGAAAGAATTCGCGGTTTAAAGAGGTCAGGGCGATCCTGACTTCCTCGTCCGGACTATCCAGCATGTAAGATCGATCTGCTGCAAGAGCCAGCTCGAAGAGGGAGCCTGCGAAACAGGAACCGGGCTCAATCAGCGCGAAAATCGTTCGTGAAGTTACGTCCAGCCGCTTCAACGTCCGTTTCATGAACAACAAGATTTCCTTCACAAACCAGTGAGCACTTTCGCGGGCAAGGATTTCGTCCATTTTTTGCACCGCTTCCAGATCCCCTTCGGTTTTCAACAAGAGCATTCCTATCTCCGGTTCATTGAAACGAAGGTGCAGGAACGCGTGATCGATTTCGCGGAAGGTCCGCAACGGCCAGAAATCGGATCCTGCTTCACAAATCGCAGAAGCGTTCTCGGGCTGACCAGCGGACGGACCTTGAACAGTTAAAGTTGCAACTCGTCTTTGGCGGTCGAGAGTGAGTTTCACATTATGATATAGTATTTCATCATTTGAAATAGTGGGGTTGAGCGGTTTTAGTGGAATGCCGGATCCGGTTTTGCCCTTTTCCCGTTCGGCCCAGTTTTTCGCTCTCTCGGTTACAAATTCGTCAAAGCGGCTTCGCGGAGCAAGATAATCGACGAGTCCCCAATCCACCGCGCGTTGCCCCTTGATTCCTTCGGCCAGTGTACAGAAGACGTCCGCTCTATCGCGGCGAACTTTGCGCTTATCCACCACCCGGGTCAATCCGCCGGTCCCGGGAAGCACGCCCAGCAAAGGAGTTTCCGGAAGGCTCACCGCGCTATTTCCATCTTCCACAAGAATGATTTCATCGCAGGCCAGGGCAAGCTCGTATCCACCTCCAGCGGTCGTGCCATTGCACGCGGCAATATAGTGCTGACCGCTGAAGCGGCACGCGTCTTCCATAGCCAGGCGCGTCTCATTGGTGTATTTACAGAAGTTGACTTTAAAGCCGTGGCCGCTGCTTCCCAGCATAAAGATATTTGCGCCGGCACAAAAAATATTTCCTTTGCCGCTTCGCAAGACTACAGTTTTGACTTCCGGATGTTCAAAACGCAATCGCTGAACAGCATCCGCGAGCTCGATGTCCACGCCCAGATCATAAGAGTTCAGTTTTAATTTGTACTGCGGCACCAGCGGCGCATCTTCCTGCACGTCCATAGTCAGAAAGGCGATCGCGCCATCGATTTTCAGCTTCCAGTGGCGATAGGAATCGGG
Encoded here:
- the boxC gene encoding 2,3-epoxybenzoyl-CoA dihydrolase, which gives rise to MISFETSPDSYRHWKLKIDGAIAFLTMDVQEDAPLVPQYKLKLNSYDLGVDIELADAVQRLRFEHPEVKTVVLRSGKGNIFCAGANIFMLGSSGHGFKVNFCKYTNETRLAMEDACRFSGQHYIAACNGTTAGGGYELALACDEIILVEDGNSAVSLPETPLLGVLPGTGGLTRVVDKRKVRRDRADVFCTLAEGIKGQRAVDWGLVDYLAPRSRFDEFVTERAKNWAEREKGKTGSGIPLKPLNPTISNDEILYHNVKLTLDRQRRVATLTVQGPSAGQPENASAICEAGSDFWPLRTFREIDHAFLHLRFNEPEIGMLLLKTEGDLEAVQKMDEILARESAHWFVKEILLFMKRTLKRLDVTSRTIFALIEPGSCFAGSLFELALAADRSYMLDSPDEEVRIALTSLNREFFPMSNGLTRIQTRFLADPDHSESVFSLPQPMKPQDAERAGLVTFSIDDLDYEDDVRVAIEERASLSPDALTGMESNLRFAGPETMETKIFGRLSAWQNWIFIRPNAVGEQGALKLYGSPQRPAFDWKRT